From Myxococcales bacterium, the proteins below share one genomic window:
- a CDS encoding zinc-ribbon domain-containing protein, whose product MKITCQECQSNFSVADEKVAGTVVKIRCKKCGATMVVNGKDGTTTTERKSLPDDAPALSGSDVTEAASSEESEPRAALREGGRDKSKDLFGDAASAGSEGDGGKTEAKLTGGRNESSVLFSLKSLTKEGDAAPAKAAEESKTTASGDGSGLIDIRALAGKKSDDKPSAAVDDILSLGGGGAFGPSLTAPNLAAAPVVETTPSEAPKEKSNRGIIFAIIGSAVFLGVVIVIAVVATRPSGDATRPDPVTTTSASPTPQTSADTPKVAQTTPQPTETTTAKPPGELPTSIPSSGHGAVAAAPKASAKTEPTTQPVAAVTPTVTKPLSLEEELRKKAGQPTTAPTKPAETGGGGSFDRAAAGISLGGINIASCKKPDGPTGSGHVTVTFDPSGSVQSAIIDGGPFPGTPVGGCIAGKYRGAHVPAFSGSPVKVGKSFTL is encoded by the coding sequence ATGAAGATTACCTGCCAGGAGTGCCAGTCCAACTTCAGCGTCGCCGACGAAAAGGTCGCCGGCACCGTCGTCAAGATTCGCTGCAAGAAGTGCGGCGCTACGATGGTCGTCAACGGAAAAGACGGGACCACGACGACGGAGCGAAAGTCCCTCCCCGACGACGCCCCCGCCCTCTCGGGGAGCGACGTCACCGAGGCGGCTTCGTCCGAGGAGTCCGAGCCGCGCGCCGCGCTTCGCGAAGGCGGTCGCGACAAGAGCAAAGACCTCTTCGGAGACGCAGCCAGCGCTGGAAGCGAAGGCGACGGCGGGAAGACCGAGGCCAAGCTCACCGGCGGCCGCAACGAGTCGAGCGTGCTCTTCTCGCTGAAGTCGCTCACGAAAGAGGGCGACGCAGCCCCCGCGAAGGCCGCCGAGGAGTCGAAGACCACGGCGTCGGGCGACGGATCGGGCCTCATCGACATCCGCGCGCTCGCCGGCAAAAAATCGGACGACAAACCGTCCGCGGCGGTCGACGACATCCTGAGCCTCGGAGGCGGAGGCGCGTTCGGGCCTTCGCTCACGGCACCGAACCTCGCGGCGGCTCCCGTCGTCGAGACCACGCCGAGCGAGGCGCCGAAAGAGAAGAGCAACCGCGGCATCATCTTCGCCATCATCGGCAGCGCGGTGTTCTTGGGTGTCGTCATCGTCATCGCCGTGGTCGCCACGCGGCCGAGCGGCGACGCGACCCGACCCGACCCGGTGACGACCACGTCGGCGTCGCCCACTCCGCAGACCAGCGCCGATACCCCCAAGGTGGCGCAGACCACCCCTCAACCCACCGAGACGACGACGGCCAAACCGCCGGGCGAGCTACCCACGTCGATCCCGAGCTCGGGTCACGGCGCGGTCGCGGCCGCCCCGAAGGCCTCGGCCAAGACCGAGCCCACCACGCAGCCGGTCGCCGCGGTGACGCCGACGGTGACGAAGCCCCTCTCCCTCGAAGAAGAGCTCCGCAAGAAGGCGGGGCAACCGACGACCGCGCCGACCAAGCCTGCCGAGACCGGCGGGGGTGGCTCGTTCGACCGCGCCGCCGCAGGTATCTCGCTCGGCGGCATCAACATCGCGAGCTGCAAGAAGCCCGACGGGCCCACCGGCTCCGGCCACGTGACCGTAACGTTCGACCCGAGCGGGAGCGTGCAGTCGGCGATCATCGACGGGGGTCCGTTCCCCGGAACGCCGGTCGGCGGTTGCATCGCGGGCAAGTACCGCGGCGCCCACGTGCCTGCGTTCTCCGGGAGCCCGGTCAAGGTCGGCAAGAGCTTCACGCTCTGA
- a CDS encoding polysaccharide biosynthesis tyrosine autokinase — protein MSTESFDTEEGRPKPRVQDATAAAMRVLRAVLKAWPILIATALLGAGIAMVYSKSQAPVYEAVASIEFDPDVVRPLADKADPMRVFGAFVDNHEYYNTQNLIMGSDKVLSMVVRDLNLTQDREFLGRTPDKPVATEDAVLMLRARLKIDPLIGSRLVAIRIQDTNPRMARKLAEGVARAYIRQNLEKTSVATAEAVVWLGGQLEHFKVELEQNENQLHEFKKQNQLPSSTIEEVSKMIRVEMQDYDQALTRTRTRRQELSARVSELRKVTPDNPDQVPASELLSNAYLTQLRAAYQAAVRERRELTVQGPEGKGENHPQVKRADEKISQARRDLLEEIKNIQGAIERDLAIVQRQEAGESGLYEETRKKAVELNLKELEYRRIDRTRQENEKLYTVLLEQMKQADLMRMMNINNVRMVDPPQEPQAPIRPNVPANVAGGAVAGLLLALLVVVVRERLDNSVKTSDDVEHELNTTFLGLLPTLDAGEEKKVRRAGADRPPELVVHHEPLSGIAEAARTLRTNLLFMNPDHPYRMLLVTSAAPAEGKTTVACSIAIALAQGGQRVCIMDCDLRRPRLHRIFDRSGDAGLTNALVGEATIDEIALPTEVPNLYCIPAGPIPPNPADMFHSEKFKQLLAELGERFDRVILDSPPLAAVTDSAIIAKLVDGAVFVVRAFKTSMGISKQGLRALTDVDAPIVGCVLNAVDYRKASSYYYQYYSYKREGYRPLPGSVSEPEGGASTRPPAAPPPN, from the coding sequence ATGTCCACCGAAAGCTTCGATACGGAAGAGGGGCGGCCCAAGCCACGCGTGCAAGACGCGACGGCCGCGGCCATGCGTGTCCTTCGCGCGGTCCTCAAGGCGTGGCCCATTCTCATCGCCACGGCCCTGCTCGGGGCCGGCATCGCGATGGTCTACTCGAAGAGCCAAGCGCCCGTGTACGAGGCCGTCGCGTCGATCGAGTTCGACCCGGACGTCGTGCGCCCCCTCGCGGACAAGGCCGACCCGATGCGCGTCTTCGGCGCGTTCGTCGACAACCACGAGTACTACAACACGCAGAATCTCATCATGGGGAGCGACAAGGTCCTCTCCATGGTCGTCCGCGATTTGAACCTCACGCAGGACCGTGAGTTCCTCGGGCGCACCCCCGACAAGCCGGTCGCCACGGAGGACGCCGTCCTCATGCTGCGCGCGCGGCTCAAGATCGATCCGCTCATCGGCAGCCGCCTCGTCGCGATCCGCATCCAGGACACGAACCCTCGCATGGCGCGCAAGCTCGCCGAGGGGGTGGCCCGCGCCTACATTCGGCAGAACCTCGAGAAGACGTCGGTCGCGACGGCCGAGGCCGTGGTGTGGCTCGGCGGTCAGCTCGAGCACTTCAAGGTCGAGCTCGAGCAGAACGAGAACCAGCTCCACGAGTTCAAGAAGCAAAATCAGCTGCCGTCCTCCACGATCGAGGAGGTCAGCAAGATGATCCGCGTGGAGATGCAGGACTACGACCAGGCTCTCACGCGCACCCGCACGCGGCGGCAGGAGCTGTCGGCCCGCGTCTCCGAGCTGCGTAAGGTCACACCCGACAACCCCGATCAGGTGCCGGCCTCGGAGCTGCTGTCGAACGCGTACCTCACGCAGCTCCGCGCCGCCTATCAAGCGGCCGTCCGCGAGCGCCGCGAGCTCACCGTGCAAGGGCCCGAGGGCAAGGGCGAGAACCACCCGCAGGTGAAGCGCGCCGACGAGAAGATCTCGCAGGCGCGTCGCGATTTGCTCGAGGAAATCAAGAACATCCAGGGCGCCATCGAGCGCGATCTCGCCATCGTGCAGCGCCAAGAGGCGGGCGAGTCCGGCCTGTACGAAGAGACGCGCAAGAAGGCGGTCGAGCTCAACCTGAAGGAGCTCGAGTACCGCCGCATCGACCGCACCCGGCAAGAGAACGAGAAGCTCTACACCGTCCTGCTCGAGCAAATGAAGCAGGCCGACCTCATGCGAATGATGAACATCAACAATGTTCGCATGGTCGACCCGCCGCAGGAGCCTCAGGCCCCGATTCGCCCGAACGTGCCCGCGAACGTGGCCGGTGGCGCCGTCGCGGGGCTCTTGCTCGCGCTCCTCGTCGTGGTCGTGCGTGAGCGCCTCGACAACTCGGTCAAGACGTCCGACGACGTCGAGCACGAGCTCAACACCACGTTCCTCGGTCTCTTGCCGACGCTCGACGCCGGAGAAGAGAAGAAGGTCCGCCGCGCCGGGGCCGATCGTCCGCCCGAGCTCGTCGTGCACCACGAGCCGCTCTCGGGCATCGCCGAGGCCGCCCGTACGCTCCGCACGAACCTCCTCTTCATGAACCCCGACCACCCGTACCGCATGCTGCTCGTGACGAGCGCGGCGCCGGCCGAGGGGAAGACCACCGTCGCGTGCAGCATCGCGATCGCCCTCGCGCAGGGCGGTCAGCGCGTCTGCATCATGGACTGCGACCTCCGAAGGCCGCGCCTCCACCGCATCTTCGATCGCTCCGGCGACGCGGGCCTCACGAACGCCCTGGTCGGCGAGGCGACCATCGACGAGATCGCGCTCCCGACCGAGGTGCCGAACCTCTACTGCATCCCGGCCGGCCCCATCCCGCCGAACCCGGCGGACATGTTCCACTCGGAGAAGTTCAAGCAGCTCCTCGCCGAGCTCGGGGAGCGCTTCGACCGCGTCATCCTCGACAGCCCGCCGCTCGCCGCGGTGACTGACTCCGCCATCATCGCCAAGCTGGTCGACGGCGCGGTGTTCGTCGTCCGTGCCTTCAAGACGTCGATGGGCATCAGCAAGCAGGGCCTCCGCGCCCTCACCGACGTCGACGCCCCCATCGTCGGCTGCGTCCTCAACGCCGTCGACTACCGAAAGGCGTCCAGCTACTACTACCAGTACTATTCGTACAAACGTGAGGGATATCGGCCACTTCCGGGTTCCGTGAGCGAGCCCGAAGGCGGCGCCTCCACGCGGCCTCCCGCCGCCCCGCCACCGAACTGA
- a CDS encoding hydroxyneurosporene methyltransferase, producing MTHPIQRIIEIAGGYALPRCMHVVADLGVADHVDESPRTAAELAAAVGADADALGRVMQLLAAHGIFEARAGGFAHSEVSRFLRTDHPASMRAFARMFGLPVNWQGYGALSHTVATGRPASETVFEGGYWAYFAKHPEASAVFNAAMVGKAQGEIGAVLATYDFASAKRIADIGGGKGQLLGAILGASPGAEGVLFDLPHVVDESRALATDRLSLVPGDFFRDALPSCDLYLLMDILHDWPDAECESILKAVRKAAPSGAKLLVIELVVPDDPGPAWAKTLDIHMLTLLGGRQRRTSEYVALFERTGFTLGRQLVSPAGTSILEALPA from the coding sequence ATGACTCACCCGATCCAACGAATCATCGAAATCGCCGGGGGATACGCCCTCCCGCGCTGCATGCACGTCGTCGCCGATCTCGGCGTCGCCGACCACGTCGACGAGAGCCCTCGGACGGCGGCCGAGCTCGCAGCGGCCGTGGGCGCCGACGCCGATGCGCTCGGTCGGGTGATGCAGCTCCTCGCCGCGCACGGGATCTTCGAGGCTCGTGCGGGTGGCTTCGCGCACTCCGAGGTGTCGCGCTTCCTGCGCACGGATCACCCGGCCTCGATGCGCGCGTTCGCGCGGATGTTCGGGCTCCCCGTCAACTGGCAGGGTTACGGCGCGCTCTCCCACACCGTGGCGACCGGGCGCCCCGCGTCGGAGACCGTCTTCGAAGGCGGGTACTGGGCCTACTTCGCGAAGCACCCCGAGGCGAGCGCGGTCTTCAACGCGGCGATGGTCGGCAAGGCGCAGGGCGAGATCGGCGCCGTCCTCGCGACCTACGATTTCGCATCGGCGAAGCGCATCGCGGACATCGGCGGAGGAAAGGGCCAGCTCCTCGGCGCCATCCTCGGCGCTTCCCCCGGCGCCGAGGGGGTGCTCTTCGACCTCCCGCACGTCGTCGACGAGTCACGGGCCCTCGCGACGGATCGCCTCTCGCTCGTCCCCGGCGACTTCTTCCGGGACGCGCTCCCGTCCTGCGACCTCTACCTGCTCATGGACATCCTCCACGACTGGCCCGACGCGGAGTGCGAGAGCATCCTCAAGGCCGTGCGGAAGGCCGCGCCGAGCGGCGCGAAGCTTCTCGTTATCGAGCTCGTGGTCCCTGACGATCCTGGCCCGGCGTGGGCGAAGACGCTCGACATCCACATGCTGACGTTGCTCGGGGGGCGCCAACGGAGGACGTCGGAGTACGTCGCGCTCTTCGAGCGCACGGGCTTCACGCTCGGGCGTCAGCTCGTGAGCCCCGCGGGCACGTCGATCCTGGAGGCTTTGCCGGCGTGA
- a CDS encoding O-antigen ligase family protein: MLGVLTAGVAIGGVHTQALAFVSAFSGLAMGFAFLAPGARPFLPKPSATAIVALGAGLVAFTWATTLPLPRGIVASLAPATADVWDRCLRGFGEGGPSLVTLSLDPTATRVEVLRGLTYLMVFATAHRMTHAQGGTELLERIVVGAALFMAAATILHPVVGAEQVLGLYRPKSEFGTHIAPILNANHLSGYLNLGLATGLGVLAGARSSRERLVVLGVVLFLLGMELYVGSRAGVASTLLSALVVGVLHHRLRRGQRAGLRAAPVLVFAAMAVGVGLLVVASSEQARVELGSRDVSKLETIRQSFRIVPPHFVFGVGRGAFESVFPAYRTGEGFVTVTHPENVVAQWSTEWGVPAAILAFVLLARALAPKEVLSRAKPPLGAYAALIGLAVHNLVDFSTELPGAMVLASVCAAIVTGGSADPASRTRRPAWARASRPFAAVVLALVGVAMVMALSGAKGELYADQDALRHAALDKGVPRAAFDARLRAASLRHPGEPYFPYVAALRGQALRDGPILPFAARALERSPTYGPVHLVLARTFYRSIPSQARLEYRLAMAQQFAEGFENEAPRLVSDFDEAMELVPDNSQGPNALEFLARKLGDRLPATRVMLDEELLRRAPRSEGALTRLAHDVLLDLRQDAPWCHDRRACEARGQELAARLRDLSPNTCEGYAIAAEIRAAAGSPKDAIHDLEEASARVDDRTDCLMRLVQLMDATGQTSEIDATIDRVANAGCVSPGECVEQFAFAARTLVERGKPRRAVAFYRKAVDRAPDNDDLLLEYARLASELELHAETLHAYTRLSELHPEVPEYAKRVAEEKDNLARLRFAPGVGGGAP, translated from the coding sequence GTGCTGGGCGTGCTCACCGCGGGCGTCGCCATCGGTGGCGTGCATACGCAGGCCCTCGCGTTCGTGTCGGCGTTCTCGGGGCTCGCCATGGGCTTCGCGTTCCTCGCGCCGGGCGCTCGTCCGTTCCTCCCCAAGCCGAGCGCCACGGCGATCGTCGCGCTCGGCGCGGGCCTGGTCGCCTTCACGTGGGCGACGACCCTCCCGCTCCCGCGCGGGATCGTCGCTTCCCTCGCGCCGGCCACCGCCGACGTTTGGGATCGATGCCTCCGAGGGTTCGGCGAAGGGGGCCCCTCCCTCGTCACCCTGAGCCTCGACCCCACGGCCACGCGCGTCGAGGTCCTGCGTGGCCTCACCTACCTCATGGTGTTCGCGACGGCGCACCGGATGACCCACGCCCAAGGAGGAACGGAGCTGCTCGAGCGGATCGTGGTCGGAGCCGCGCTCTTCATGGCGGCGGCGACGATCCTCCACCCGGTCGTGGGCGCGGAGCAGGTGCTCGGCCTCTACCGCCCGAAGAGCGAGTTCGGCACGCACATCGCGCCCATCCTGAACGCGAACCACCTGTCCGGCTATTTGAACCTCGGGCTCGCGACCGGGCTCGGGGTGCTCGCGGGCGCGCGGTCCTCGAGGGAACGCCTGGTCGTGCTCGGCGTGGTGCTCTTTCTGCTCGGGATGGAGCTCTACGTCGGGTCGCGCGCGGGGGTCGCCTCGACGTTGCTCTCGGCCCTGGTCGTCGGCGTGCTCCATCACCGGCTCCGTCGAGGCCAACGCGCCGGGCTCCGGGCCGCGCCGGTGCTCGTGTTCGCGGCGATGGCGGTCGGCGTGGGCCTGCTCGTGGTCGCGAGCTCCGAGCAGGCGAGGGTCGAGCTCGGGAGCCGCGACGTGTCGAAGCTCGAGACGATTCGCCAATCCTTTCGAATCGTTCCACCTCACTTCGTCTTCGGCGTCGGGCGCGGGGCGTTCGAGTCGGTGTTCCCGGCATACCGCACGGGCGAGGGGTTCGTGACCGTCACGCACCCCGAGAACGTGGTGGCCCAGTGGTCGACAGAGTGGGGCGTCCCGGCCGCGATCCTCGCCTTCGTGCTGCTCGCGCGCGCGCTCGCCCCGAAGGAGGTCCTCTCACGGGCGAAGCCGCCGCTCGGCGCGTACGCCGCGCTCATCGGGCTCGCCGTGCACAACCTCGTCGACTTCTCGACCGAGCTGCCCGGCGCCATGGTGCTCGCGTCCGTCTGCGCCGCGATCGTGACGGGCGGCTCGGCCGACCCGGCCTCACGAACACGACGCCCCGCGTGGGCGAGGGCCTCGCGACCGTTCGCCGCGGTGGTGCTCGCGCTCGTGGGCGTAGCGATGGTCATGGCGCTCTCCGGCGCGAAGGGAGAGCTCTACGCCGACCAGGACGCGCTCCGGCACGCGGCCCTCGACAAGGGCGTGCCTCGCGCCGCGTTCGACGCGAGGCTCCGCGCGGCCTCCCTCCGGCACCCTGGAGAGCCCTATTTTCCCTATGTCGCGGCGCTGCGGGGGCAGGCGCTCCGAGACGGCCCCATCTTGCCTTTCGCCGCCCGCGCGCTCGAGCGGAGCCCGACGTACGGCCCCGTGCACCTCGTGCTGGCGCGCACCTTCTACCGATCGATCCCCTCTCAAGCGAGGCTCGAGTACAGGCTGGCGATGGCCCAGCAGTTCGCCGAAGGATTCGAGAACGAGGCCCCGCGCCTCGTGTCGGACTTCGACGAGGCGATGGAGCTCGTGCCCGACAACTCGCAGGGTCCGAACGCCCTCGAGTTCTTGGCGCGCAAGCTCGGGGATCGGCTCCCGGCGACGCGAGTGATGCTCGACGAGGAGCTCTTGCGGCGCGCGCCGCGCTCGGAGGGGGCGTTGACGAGGCTCGCGCACGACGTGCTCCTCGACCTCCGGCAAGACGCGCCCTGGTGCCATGATCGGCGCGCGTGCGAGGCGCGAGGGCAAGAGCTCGCCGCGCGGCTCCGCGACCTCTCTCCGAACACGTGCGAAGGGTACGCGATCGCGGCCGAAATCCGCGCTGCCGCGGGCTCTCCCAAGGACGCGATCCACGATCTCGAGGAGGCCTCGGCGAGGGTCGACGATCGCACCGATTGCCTCATGCGTCTCGTCCAGCTCATGGACGCGACGGGCCAAACGAGCGAGATCGACGCGACGATCGACCGCGTGGCGAACGCGGGCTGTGTGTCCCCGGGCGAGTGCGTGGAGCAGTTCGCCTTCGCGGCGCGGACGCTCGTGGAGCGCGGTAAGCCTCGCCGCGCCGTCGCGTTCTACCGAAAGGCCGTCGACCGCGCCCCCGACAACGACGACCTCTTGCTCGAGTACGCGCGGCTCGCCAGCGAGCTCGAGCTCCACGCCGAGACCCTCCACGCCTACACGCGGCTCTCGGAGCTCCACCCGGAGGTGCCGGAGTACGCGAAGCGCGTGGCCGAGGAGAAGGACAACCTCGCGCGGCTGCGCTTCGCTCCCGGTGTCGGCGGCGGGGCCCCTTGA
- a CDS encoding nucleotidyltransferase family protein, with product MSDRRDAWVAQMTAARSLRTFLDLCKDARVDVVVVKGAVTGFLLYDDVAERTLTDVDVRVRPRDLRTVERAVRARGLRVLERDDVYEKLAIELGGIAIDVECHVGAPFLTRLSVETLLEGAHEVRHPMGFSVPVPSTEHHALVLAVNVFKDKVDRASARAVEDARRIVLAGDFDPARFLAATRRARAATLVYVVAAHLAERSPMWAEVRDALRQEARKAFVAAEGVLSRAPEGVVYRLLCRAASDDARDWAPALAHALVFELRRNGAARARR from the coding sequence TTGAGCGACCGGCGCGACGCGTGGGTCGCCCAGATGACCGCCGCGCGCTCGCTCCGCACGTTCCTCGACCTGTGCAAGGACGCGCGCGTCGACGTGGTGGTCGTGAAAGGCGCCGTGACGGGCTTCCTCCTCTACGACGACGTCGCCGAGCGCACCCTGACGGACGTCGACGTGCGGGTGCGGCCGCGGGACCTTCGCACCGTCGAGCGGGCCGTGCGTGCGCGAGGCCTCCGCGTGCTCGAGCGTGACGACGTGTACGAGAAGCTCGCGATCGAGCTCGGGGGGATCGCGATCGACGTCGAGTGCCACGTCGGTGCGCCCTTTCTCACGCGCCTCTCGGTCGAGACGCTCCTCGAGGGGGCGCACGAGGTCCGTCACCCGATGGGGTTCTCGGTGCCCGTGCCTTCCACGGAGCACCACGCCCTCGTGCTCGCGGTCAACGTCTTCAAGGACAAGGTCGACCGCGCGAGCGCGCGTGCCGTCGAGGACGCCAGGAGAATCGTGCTCGCGGGCGACTTCGACCCCGCGCGGTTCCTCGCGGCCACGCGCCGTGCTCGCGCCGCCACGCTCGTGTATGTCGTCGCCGCGCACCTCGCCGAGAGGTCACCTATGTGGGCAGAGGTGCGCGACGCCCTCCGCCAGGAAGCACGTAAGGCCTTCGTCGCCGCCGAAGGCGTGCTCTCCCGCGCCCCGGAGGGGGTCGTCTACAGGCTCTTGTGCAGGGCCGCGTCGGACGACGCCCGGGACTGGGCCCCTGCCCTCGCGCACGCCCTCGTGTTCGAGCTCCGGCGGAACGGCGCGGCCCGCGCTCGCCGTTGA
- a CDS encoding peptidoglycan-binding protein, whose translation MSTVHESEKFGTINLDDLSGVQTALALLDCDPGEIDGIDGPKTRAAAKQFQENAGLDADGIVGPKTREALKNALDQLASV comes from the coding sequence ATGTCTACGGTTCACGAGTCGGAGAAGTTCGGAACGATCAACCTCGACGACCTCTCCGGGGTCCAAACGGCCCTCGCGTTGCTCGACTGCGATCCCGGTGAGATCGACGGCATCGACGGCCCGAAGACCCGCGCGGCCGCGAAGCAGTTCCAGGAGAACGCCGGGCTCGACGCCGACGGCATCGTGGGGCCGAAGACGCGCGAAGCTCTCAAGAACGCGCTCGACCAGCTCGCGTCGGTCTGA
- a CDS encoding serine/threonine protein kinase produces MNSSPGSVSEAAAPRSGARLFGTKYELVRKLGEGGMGIVYQVVKPPKIQGVMKRMNPELAQHDAFVKMFLDEVSVLAQLEHPNIVRVYDFDRGDDGVPFYVMELLVGQNLRDVLDEKGLLPPDVAYEIARQLLLALHCAHTHEVAVVHRDVKPENIFLHTPKHGAPVVKLIDFGVVAFLDDKGTGHFSGTIRYAAPEQLEAKRATSKTDIYAAGLVLYEMLAGASPFEHRAHSDEGMVAAHLHEQPGHLSTVAPWVPRAVCDLVMSALDKDPTARPDAARFCDALGELARARTTQDRAFESRKDTVLRMRSSPNATRLGPMPSKSRGIGREIAIGVVTGALALGALHAVLAAR; encoded by the coding sequence GTGAACTCGTCGCCTGGCTCCGTCTCCGAGGCCGCCGCTCCCCGCAGCGGCGCGCGCCTCTTCGGGACGAAGTACGAGCTCGTGCGCAAGCTCGGCGAGGGCGGCATGGGGATCGTCTACCAGGTCGTCAAGCCGCCCAAAATCCAGGGCGTCATGAAGCGCATGAACCCGGAGCTCGCGCAGCACGACGCCTTCGTGAAGATGTTCCTCGACGAGGTGAGCGTGCTCGCCCAGCTCGAGCACCCGAACATCGTGCGGGTATACGACTTCGACCGCGGCGACGACGGCGTCCCCTTCTACGTGATGGAGCTGCTCGTCGGGCAGAACCTCCGGGACGTGCTCGACGAGAAGGGCCTCCTTCCTCCGGACGTCGCCTACGAGATCGCGCGTCAGCTCTTGCTCGCTCTCCACTGCGCCCACACCCACGAGGTCGCGGTCGTGCATCGGGACGTGAAGCCCGAGAACATCTTCCTCCACACGCCGAAACACGGCGCCCCGGTCGTAAAGCTCATCGACTTCGGGGTCGTCGCGTTCCTGGACGACAAGGGCACGGGGCACTTCTCCGGCACGATTCGCTACGCCGCGCCGGAGCAGCTCGAGGCGAAGCGCGCCACGTCGAAGACGGACATCTACGCCGCAGGGCTCGTGCTCTACGAGATGCTCGCCGGTGCGTCGCCGTTCGAGCATCGCGCGCACAGCGATGAGGGCATGGTGGCGGCGCATCTCCACGAGCAGCCCGGGCACCTCTCGACGGTCGCGCCCTGGGTGCCTCGAGCCGTGTGCGACCTCGTGATGAGCGCGCTCGACAAGGATCCGACGGCGCGCCCGGACGCGGCGAGGTTCTGTGACGCGCTCGGAGAGCTCGCACGAGCCCGCACCACCCAAGACCGCGCCTTCGAGAGCCGCAAGGACACGGTCCTCCGTATGCGCTCGAGCCCGAACGCGACCCGCCTGGGCCCGATGCCATCGAAATCAAGGGGAATCGGTCGGGAGATCGCGATCGGCGTCGTGACCGGGGCGCTCGCGCTGGGCGCCCTCCACGCGGTGCTCGCCGCGCGCTGA
- a CDS encoding DUF2817 domain-containing protein, which translates to MKVPTVDEVRTFARYHLWRRAFDHPARDPALDVVELPYAPDELEATLRESARGLDVDVVERIPFRGRVHEVLSVGLGPRSARERVLVLAGVHGNEHAGVLACPEIVRRLRETELRDVHVQILLPVNPVGAVERSRFNGEGYDINRDFVRFATPEARLVRRVIEALRPTFIVSLHEGPQDATFFFANPEVGEGRSARLARRLSAAGTKLATRDYFGRVLSPPGVAGPSLTTRALTFAWATLLGMQATQGYASRLGIPELTLESSWRSRDRAARLAAHVAMVLAVVDEVSAPRAT; encoded by the coding sequence GTGAAGGTCCCGACGGTCGACGAGGTGAGGACCTTCGCCCGCTACCACCTGTGGCGGCGGGCGTTCGACCACCCGGCGCGAGACCCCGCGCTCGACGTCGTGGAGCTGCCCTACGCGCCGGACGAGCTCGAAGCGACGCTGCGCGAGTCCGCTCGTGGCCTCGACGTCGACGTCGTCGAGCGCATTCCCTTCCGAGGCCGTGTGCACGAGGTGCTCTCGGTGGGGCTCGGGCCTCGGTCCGCGCGCGAGCGTGTGCTCGTGCTCGCCGGCGTACACGGGAACGAGCACGCGGGGGTCTTGGCGTGCCCCGAGATCGTGCGGCGCCTCCGCGAGACCGAGCTCCGCGACGTGCACGTACAAATCCTCCTCCCCGTGAACCCCGTGGGCGCGGTCGAGCGCTCCCGGTTTAATGGCGAAGGTTATGATATCAATAGGGATTTTGTTCGCTTTGCGACGCCGGAGGCGCGCCTCGTCCGGCGCGTGATCGAAGCGCTTCGCCCGACGTTCATCGTGTCGCTTCACGAGGGCCCGCAAGACGCGACGTTCTTCTTCGCGAACCCGGAGGTCGGTGAGGGACGCTCTGCCCGCCTCGCGCGTCGCCTCTCTGCCGCCGGGACGAAGCTCGCCACGCGAGACTACTTCGGGCGGGTGCTCTCTCCTCCGGGGGTCGCGGGGCCGAGCCTCACCACGCGCGCGCTCACCTTCGCCTGGGCGACCCTCCTCGGCATGCAAGCGACCCAAGGGTACGCCTCTCGCCTCGGGATCCCCGAGCTTACCCTCGAGAGCTCGTGGCGATCGCGAGATCGAGCGGCTCGCCTCGCGGCGCACGTCGCGATGGTGCTCGCCGTGGTCGACGAAGTCTCGGCGCCGCGCGCGACGTGA